The Prodigiosinella aquatilis region GCCGGGAAAGGCGACCTGTCCGGCATGTTTCCGCAACCAGGGTGCACGGCGGGTAAGCAGTAATGTGGGTTCGGCACGACGAATAATTGGCACCAGTACCGCTGCATGGCGATGATTACGGGCAGGGGTCAGCAAAGGTGCGCTTTGCAATTGAAAACGGGTGATGAACCGTTCCAGACTAAACGGCTGTTGCAATGGGTAAGGGTGTAACAAGTTGTGTTCCATTATTGAATGTGTCACGAATCAATGCCTGTTTTGTCCGGAATAGTTTGTTCTAGTAACGGCAAAATCCGTCCAACTTTGTCAAACGTTTCCTGATATTCCGATTGCTCCTGACTGTCGGCGACAATGCCGCCACCTGCCCAGCAGTAAATCGTGTGTTGAGCGGTGACCAGGGTACGGATAGTAATATTGGTATCCATTGTGCCACAGACGCTCAAATAACCAATACTGCCACAATATGCAGTACGTCGCTGTGGCTCCAGTTCTTCTATAATCTCCATCGCTCGGACTTTTGGTGCGCCGGTAATAGAACCACCGGGAAAACAGGCTCGAAGCAGATCCGTGGCGTGTTGGTGGTCCGGTAGTGTGGCTTCAATGGTGCTGACGAGATGATGTACTGCCGGGAATGGCTCAATGATGAACAATTCAGGGACGCTGACAGTACCAGGAACAGCCACCCGGCCAATGTCGTTGCGCAGCAGATCGACAATCATAAGATTCTCTGCTCGGTCTTTGTCTGATGATGCCAGCCGCTCAGCTTGTTTGGCATCCTCTTTCGCATCAGCTAATCGCGGCAATGTCCCTTTGATTGGGCGCGTTTGGATCTGGTTATCATGCAACCACAAAAAACGTTCGGGCGAGGTGCTGATGATCGTGTTTTCCGGTAGCCGGAGAAAGGCGGAAAACGGTGCGCGATTACTGGCTGAAAGACGCAGAAATGCCTGCCACTCATCGCCGTCGTAATGTGCGTGGAAACGTTGTGTCAGATTGACCTGATAACAATCACCAGCGTGCAGATAATCCTGAATACGGCGGAATTTTTCACCGTACTGCTGCCGGGACATATTGGCTTGCCAGGGACTACTGAGCCTGAAATCACGGGAGTGAACCGCGGCAGGCAGCGCATTAAGCCAGGTTAGTCGGGCATCGGGATTGCCATGTACCACCAGTGTCAAGGTTTGCTTATGGTGGTCGGCAATCAATGCCCAGTCATAGAGCCCTACAGCCATATCCGGTACATCGATATCCTGAAGGGCAATACTGGGGATTCGCTCTACCCGGCGTCCTAAGTCATAACCAAACAATCCCAGTGCACCGCCCTGAAAGGGGAAATCAGGATGGGAGTCCGCGTGAAGGCCGAGTGTGTCCATCTGCTGTTTTAGCAGACTGAATGGGTCTTGTTCAGAAATATGACAGTGACCATCTGCATCAATTTCGGTGCCGTTTCCACGGGTCTGCAAGGTGACTAATGGATCGGCGACAAGTATGTCGAACCGGTTATGCACGTGTTCAGCGAAGCCGGAATGCAACAGCATCGACCAGGGACGGTGTGATAATGCAGCGAAAAGCGTTAATAAAGCATCAGGCTGGTATGGAAGTGCATGGTAGACTATCGGGGTTCGCATAGGTTCTCGGTTCTTATCATGCTGATGGCCGGAGTATGTGGTTAATGTAGATTAATGGCCAATTTCAGGCATGTAAGCGTACCATAAATTGTAGGCATACGGCGCAGCCGTACAACGTATCATGATGAAAACCGTTTCAGGAGAATAACAATGTACGCAGGTACCCCGGCGTTGACGCATGAACAGCAACAGCAGGCAGTGGAGGAAATTCACGCGCTTATGGCTGAAGGTTTAAGTAGTGGTGAAGCAATCGCCCTGGTTGCTGCGGCGCTACGTCAGAACCATCAGGGGGATAACGTTTCCGCCATGTTTGATGACGAAGATGATGAGAATGCGGACCAGGAATAACACCGCATTCTCTGTCAGTCAGATCGCCGCAATAGCTTTGATTTCGATCTTAAATCGCGGGTTCATCAGTTTTGCCTGTACGGTGCAGCGAACCGGGGCACTGCCGGAAACAACCCAGGCATCCCAGGCGACATTCATGGCCGCAAAGTCCCCTGCATCAGCCAGAAAAATGGTGACATCCAACAGACGGCTTTTATCCGTTCCTGCCTGTTGTAAAACACTATCCAGTGCAGCCAGCGCGTTTTCAGTCTGCGCCTGTGCATCTTCATCCAGATTTTCCGGCACGCTGGTATAGTACAACGTGTGATTGTAAATGACAGCATCCGACCAGCGTTGTTCTGGATTGATGTGGGTGATTGACATCATTGGTGACCTCGTATTCAGCCATGACAATAAAGTGCATGAGACTACCATATTCTTTCACCACTGCATTCTTTAGCGGTTGATTAAAGTGGTGCCCTGAGGACAGGCTTGACATAATCAGCCTCCAATATCCGTTCTGGAACATCAGAAATCAAGAGAGGCAGAGTGGCATCAGTAAGCGATGATTTTGCAACCGATGGTGTGTTGGCACTGGCCATCAGCGGATTTAAACCGCGTGAGCCACAGCGGCAAATGGCAGCAGCGGTAGAAAAGGCCATCGCACAACAACAACCATTGGTGGTGGAAGCGGGAACCGGCACCGGTAAGACGTATGCTTATCTGGCCCCGGCATTGCGTGCCGGCAAGAAAGTCATTATCTCCACCGGTTCAAAAGCATTGCAAGATCAGCTTTATAGTCGCGATTTGCCTACCGTGGCACAGGCTCTGAATTATCAGGGATCGTTGGCTTTGCTGAAGGGCCGCGCTAATTATCTGTGTACCGAGCGGCTTGAACAGCAATCGCTGGCGGGGGGGGATCTGCCGGTGGAAACCCTGAGAGAGCTGGTATGGCTACGGCGGTGGTCATCAGAAACGTTGGATGGCGACATCGGTAACTGTGGTGAAGTGGCCGAAGACAGTCAGGTCTGGCCGTTGGTCACCAGTACCAACGATAATTGCCTGGGAAGCGATTGTCCTCACTATAAAGACTGTTTTGTCGTCAAGGCACGTCGGCGTGCGATGGACGCGGATGTTGTCGTGGTAAATCATCATCTATATCTGGCTGATATGGTGGTAAAAGAGAGTGGCTTCGCCGAACTGATTCCAGATAGCGATGTGGTTATTTTTGATGAAGCACATCAGATTCCGGATATCGCCAGCCAATATTTTGGTCAGCAGCTTTCCAGTCGCCAACTGATGGACCTGGCGAAAGACATGATTATTGCCTACCGCACCGAAGTCCGTGATGCCGCACAGTTGCAGAAAAGTGCTGATCGGTTAACGCAAAGTACACAGGATTTTCGTCTGGCGCTGGGTGATCCCGGTTTTCGGGGTAACTTACGTGACATTGTCACAGACACATCTCTTCAACGCTCGCTGACACTGCTTGATGATGCGCTTGAGCTTTGCTATGACGTGGCAAAACTATCCCTGGGACGTTCGGCGTTGCTTGATGCCGCTTTCGATCGCGCAACACTGTTTCGTAGTCGTCTGAAACGGCTGTTGGATGTTCATCAACCAGGCTATAGTTACTGGTATGAATGCAATTCCCGCCATTTTGTATTGGCACTGACACCCTTGTCGGTGGCGGATCGCTTCCGTGATGTGATGAAGGAAAAACCCGTCAGTTGGATATTTACCTCTGCCACCCTGTCAGTGAATGATCAGCTTGCGCATTTTACGTCACGTCTTGGTCTGGATAATGCCACTACCTTGTTATTACCTAGCCCTTTTGACTACACGCGGCAGACATTACTGTGTGTCCCGCGTTACCTGCCGGAAACTAACCGCCCTGGTGCGGCAAAACAGCTCGCCCGCATATTGTGTCCGTTAATTGAGGCGAATCAGGGGCGCTGTTTTATGTTGTGTACTTCGCATCAGATGATGCGCGATCTGGCGGCTGAGTTTCGTGCATCATTGACGCTACCCGTGTTATTACAGGGAGAAACCAGTAAACCACAGTTGTTGTCTCAGTTTATCTCCGCTGGCAATGCGTTACTGGTGGCAACCAGCAGTTTCTGGGAAGGCGTGGATGTGCGTGGGGATGCGCTATCCTGTGTGATTATCGATAAGCTTCCTTTTACCTCACCAGATGACCCATTGCTGAAAGCACGAATGGAAGATTGTCGTGTGCATGGCGGTGATCCTTTTGGTGAAATACAACTGCCAGATGCA contains the following coding sequences:
- a CDS encoding RidA family protein, with the translated sequence MSITHINPEQRWSDAVIYNHTLYYTSVPENLDEDAQAQTENALAALDSVLQQAGTDKSRLLDVTIFLADAGDFAAMNVAWDAWVVSGSAPVRCTVQAKLMNPRFKIEIKAIAAI
- the pabB gene encoding aminodeoxychorismate synthase component 1; the protein is MRTPIVYHALPYQPDALLTLFAALSHRPWSMLLHSGFAEHVHNRFDILVADPLVTLQTRGNGTEIDADGHCHISEQDPFSLLKQQMDTLGLHADSHPDFPFQGGALGLFGYDLGRRVERIPSIALQDIDVPDMAVGLYDWALIADHHKQTLTLVVHGNPDARLTWLNALPAAVHSRDFRLSSPWQANMSRQQYGEKFRRIQDYLHAGDCYQVNLTQRFHAHYDGDEWQAFLRLSASNRAPFSAFLRLPENTIISTSPERFLWLHDNQIQTRPIKGTLPRLADAKEDAKQAERLASSDKDRAENLMIVDLLRNDIGRVAVPGTVSVPELFIIEPFPAVHHLVSTIEATLPDHQHATDLLRACFPGGSITGAPKVRAMEIIEELEPQRRTAYCGSIGYLSVCGTMDTNITIRTLVTAQHTIYCWAGGGIVADSQEQSEYQETFDKVGRILPLLEQTIPDKTGIDS
- a CDS encoding YoaH family protein — encoded protein: MYAGTPALTHEQQQQAVEEIHALMAEGLSSGEAIALVAAALRQNHQGDNVSAMFDDEDDENADQE
- a CDS encoding ATP-dependent DNA helicase, whose product is MASVSDDFATDGVLALAISGFKPREPQRQMAAAVEKAIAQQQPLVVEAGTGTGKTYAYLAPALRAGKKVIISTGSKALQDQLYSRDLPTVAQALNYQGSLALLKGRANYLCTERLEQQSLAGGDLPVETLRELVWLRRWSSETLDGDIGNCGEVAEDSQVWPLVTSTNDNCLGSDCPHYKDCFVVKARRRAMDADVVVVNHHLYLADMVVKESGFAELIPDSDVVIFDEAHQIPDIASQYFGQQLSSRQLMDLAKDMIIAYRTEVRDAAQLQKSADRLTQSTQDFRLALGDPGFRGNLRDIVTDTSLQRSLTLLDDALELCYDVAKLSLGRSALLDAAFDRATLFRSRLKRLLDVHQPGYSYWYECNSRHFVLALTPLSVADRFRDVMKEKPVSWIFTSATLSVNDQLAHFTSRLGLDNATTLLLPSPFDYTRQTLLCVPRYLPETNRPGAAKQLARILCPLIEANQGRCFMLCTSHQMMRDLAAEFRASLTLPVLLQGETSKPQLLSQFISAGNALLVATSSFWEGVDVRGDALSCVIIDKLPFTSPDDPLLKARMEDCRVHGGDPFGEIQLPDAVITLKQGVGRLIRDVDDRGVLVICDSRLVMRPYGEVFLNSLPPAPRTRDIAQAIDFLTMKP